The Arthrobacter sp. D5-1 genome segment GGCGGCCAATCATTCCATGGCCGCCATCTGCGCTCCAGAGAGGATCGGGCTCTTGCTTCCAGGGGCCCAGCACTGTCCCGGATTCGCTGCGGGCAATCCCCATGGCGTAACCGTTGTCACCGAAGCTGGACCACAGCATGATGAGCTTTCCGCTTGAAAGCCGGAAGAGGAACGGACCATCGGTGACATACACAGGAAACCCGCGGTCCCGGACGGATGGGACATCAAGGGCGCGGGACCAAGGAGCCTCCGATGCGCTGAAAAGGAACACCGGCACGCCCTTGGCGCTGCGCAGGTCCGGTCGAGGCGCTGGGCCATCATGGCGCCGTCGTGCACCTGCTTCCATTCATGGCAGAAGACCAACCACGGCGTTCCGTCGTCGTCCACATGGAGCGTGCCGTCCAAGCATTGCCAATTTCCGGGCGTGACCGGACCGTCGCTCCATGGTTCGTAGGGACCCTCGGGCTTGTCTGCTGCCAGTATCTGCGTTCCGCGGAGGCGCCCGGGCGCAATGAAGGTGGCGAACATGAAGAAGCGCCCTTGGTACTCATGGACTTCGGGGGCCCAGTACTGCTCCTGGCTCCAAAATCCGCGCGGCGGCCTGAACGCCACAAGGGGGCCCTGCCAGGTGAGCAGGTCGCTGCTTCGATAACAGTCGAATCCAGTGGCCTGTCCTGACCAGATGTTTTTGTCCGTGCTGCCGAACAGTAGGTAATCGCCGGACGTGGGCTGGGTCAGCACGAAGGGGTCCCGGATCTGGATCTGGTTCAATCGTAGGTCCACTGCGTCCTCCTTGACGGATTCAAATAGTTCATATCCAAAACTATTGACGAATATACACCGCCTTGATACGTTTCAGGAACCGTTTTCTTGAGCCTGAAAGAAGCTTACCCAATGACGCGTAAATCTCTCCGACATCTCCGTAAGTCCATCGCTTTCGTAGCAGCCGTCAGCATGCTGGGCCTCACTGCGGCCTGCTCCAGCCCCTCCTCCAACCAGCCGGAAGATGGGCCGGTGGAGATCAGGTTCTCGTGGTGGGGCAACGCCACCCGGGCCGACCTCACCAACAAGGCCATCAAGGAATTCGAGGCGGCCAACCCCAATATCAAGGTCAAGCCGGAATACGGCGACATCGGCGGCTACTTCGACAAGCTGGCAACCCAAGTTGCAGCCAACGATGCCCCTGACGTCATCACCATGGGTGGCGCCTACCCGGCCGAGTACGCCAACCGTGGCGCCCTCCTGGATCTGTCCAAGGTGGAGGGTTCGCTGGATCTGTCCAAGATGGACCAGGGAGCACTGGAAAATGGGCAGGTCCAGGGCAAGCAGTACGGCGTCTCCACCGGTGCCAACGCCCTGGCCATCGTCGTCAACCCTGCCGTGTTCCAGGCTGCGGGTGTTGCCTTGCCGGATGACAGCAAATGGTCCTGGGACGATTTCGCCAAGACGGCAGAGGACATCACAGCCAAGAGTCCCAAGGGGACCTACGGCACCGCTACCGTCCTGACGCATGACTCGCTGGATGCCTTCGCCCGACAGCGCGGGAAGTCCCTCTATACCCAGGACGGCCAGTTGGGTCTGGACAAGGACACCGTGCGGGATTATTTCGATTTCTCGGTGAAACTCAGTGAATCAGGCGCCGCTCCCAGCGCCTCGGAGACGGTGGAGAAGCTCAACGTCAGCACCGAGCAGACACTCATGGGCATGGGCCAGGCCGGCATGATGTTGACCTGGACCAACTCACTGACTGCCCTCAGCAAGGCCTCCGGTGCAGACTTGAAACTGCTCAAGCTGCCTGGCGAGACGCCCACACCCGGGATCTGGCTCCAGTCTTCGCAGTTCTACACCATTTCAGCCCGGAGCAAGCACGCGGATGCTGCCGCCAAGCTGGTCAGTTTCCTGGTGAACAATGAGGCCGCAGCAAAAATCATTCAGAGCGACCGCGGGGTGCCCAGCAACTCCGGCATGCGCACGGCCATCCAGGACCTCCTGACGCCCCAGGGAAAAGTGGAAGCCGCCTACATCGACCAGATCGGCAAGATGGACTTCGCGCCAACGTTCATTGGTCCCACCGGTTCCACTGCGGTCTCCGAGATCACGGCCCGCATCAACACCGAAGTCCTCTTCAAGCGGTTGAGCCCGGAGAAGGCAGCAGAGCAGTGGCTGAGCGAGAGTAAAGCGGCCATCGGCAAGTAGTACCCAACTAGGTGACAGCAAATGCTCCACTGAGGCGTCAGTGGAGCGTTTGCTGTTACCTACATGGGCGGCTGGGCCCTCAGCCGGCGTCGCGGACCTAGCTGACTTCCAGGTAGGGGTCCGCCCACGCTCCGATGATGCGCGCAACCCGTGCGGCCTGGCCCTTTCCGGTAAGGAGAT includes the following:
- a CDS encoding sugar ABC transporter substrate-binding protein, translating into MTRKSLRHLRKSIAFVAAVSMLGLTAACSSPSSNQPEDGPVEIRFSWWGNATRADLTNKAIKEFEAANPNIKVKPEYGDIGGYFDKLATQVAANDAPDVITMGGAYPAEYANRGALLDLSKVEGSLDLSKMDQGALENGQVQGKQYGVSTGANALAIVVNPAVFQAAGVALPDDSKWSWDDFAKTAEDITAKSPKGTYGTATVLTHDSLDAFARQRGKSLYTQDGQLGLDKDTVRDYFDFSVKLSESGAAPSASETVEKLNVSTEQTLMGMGQAGMMLTWTNSLTALSKASGADLKLLKLPGETPTPGIWLQSSQFYTISARSKHADAAAKLVSFLVNNEAAAKIIQSDRGVPSNSGMRTAIQDLLTPQGKVEAAYIDQIGKMDFAPTFIGPTGSTAVSEITARINTEVLFKRLSPEKAAEQWLSESKAAIGK